A region of the Desulfomicrobium macestii genome:
GGATACTTGCGAGGCTGTCGGAATTCATCCAAAAACAACCATAATGAGGAGGAACAATGAACTTCCAGACTGTTTCCCAGACCCGCACCGATGTGCAGGCAACGAACCTTTTCCTGCGCGGGGTCTACAATTGGATGAGCCTGGGCCTGGGGCTGACCGCTGTGGTCGCCTACGCCGTGGCCACCACGCCCGCCATCGCGCAAGTCATCTTTGCCAATCCCATAATTTTCTGGGGCCTGATCATCGCCCAGTTCGGCCTGGTGCTGGCCATATCCGGGGGCGTTCATCGCATGTCCGCCGGAACCGCCACGGGACTTTTTCTGCTGTACAGCGCCTTGACCGGCGCCACGCTGTCGTCCATCCTGCTGGTCTACACGGCGGCCTCCATCTTCAAGGCCTTCATCGTCTGCACCGGCATGTTCGCGGCCATGAGCGTCTACGGCGCCACTACCAAGAAGGACCTGACCGGCTGGGGCAGCTTCTTATTCATGGGGCTCATCGGCATCATCATCGCCTCCATCGTGAACATCTTCATGGCCAGCTCCGCCCTTGATTTCGTCATCAGCGGCATTGGCGTGCTCATCTTCACCGGCCTGACCGCCTACGACACCCAGAAGCTTAAAGTCATGGGCGAGTCCGCGCCCATGGACGATACCGTGGCCGTCCGTCGCGGCACCATCCTCGGCGCGCTGACCCTTTACCTGGACTTTATCAATCTGTTTCTCTTTTTGCTGCGATTCTT
Encoded here:
- a CDS encoding Bax inhibitor-1/YccA family protein → MNFQTVSQTRTDVQATNLFLRGVYNWMSLGLGLTAVVAYAVATTPAIAQVIFANPIIFWGLIIAQFGLVLAISGGVHRMSAGTATGLFLLYSALTGATLSSILLVYTAASIFKAFIVCTGMFAAMSVYGATTKKDLTGWGSFLFMGLIGIIIASIVNIFMASSALDFVISGIGVLIFTGLTAYDTQKLKVMGESAPMDDTVAVRRGTILGALTLYLDFINLFLFLLRFFGSSRN